A DNA window from Leptospira weilii contains the following coding sequences:
- a CDS encoding phosphatidylinositol phospholipase — MASKVKRSSFQKLLNAMKRMSLEVNDYEICRRLETIMMTSKEDLSQVVVKSLLDNPLDFDPKTLPEPYGQYIRHFIYMVKRNKKQGIDTNFDISSNSKSSEKQVVSIENSVKIAPSPKKEKSKKTSKR; from the coding sequence ATGGCTTCTAAAGTAAAACGATCTTCTTTTCAAAAATTGCTGAACGCAATGAAAAGAATGTCTCTTGAAGTAAACGATTACGAGATTTGTAGACGTCTCGAAACGATTATGATGACCAGCAAAGAAGACTTAAGTCAAGTCGTTGTAAAATCCCTTCTTGATAATCCATTAGATTTTGACCCAAAAACATTGCCCGAGCCTTATGGACAGTATATACGACATTTTATATATATGGTCAAAAGGAATAAAAAGCAGGGAATTGATACAAATTTCGATATATCGAGTAACTCAAAATCTTCCGAAAAACAAGTAGTATCAATTGAAAATTCCGTAAAAATCGCGCCATCTCCCAAAAAAGAAAAATCTAAAAAAACTTCAAAACGCTAA
- a CDS encoding MBOAT family O-acyltransferase, whose product MNFTTPQYFLFFTIVWCVRWVFTVIYPRKNSFVLGFLLLVSYCFYLSWDYRFGALILFTTVLDYSVGRALSFQKNLRKRKVLLFLSLLGNLSVLVFFKYFHFFMNSFLTLFHSFGWQISAPTLKVILPVGISFYTFQSLSYSIDVYRQRIQPEKNFFHYALFLSFFPQLVAGPIISAKTLLPALRNMFSWDNVPFREGIWLILLGFVKKAVIADRISVVSDFAYQFPESISTFFAWLGVISYSIQIYCDFSGYTDIAIGSALLLGVRLPENFKLPYTATSFSDFWGRWHISLSSWLREYLYIPLGGNRIADFTTYRNLLITMLLGGLWHGASWNFVIWGFLHGILLALERWFRNSVSLPWREDSIFSRGMKFLYQIFVILSVCLVWVFFRSKTFSGSIGLFKTLFLFRDGIEPTYTMQNHFFTILLFMALATWIGKKEELSEAFSRFRENLHWSLFALLSALGFIVGVVLTVETKPFLYFVF is encoded by the coding sequence ATGAATTTTACAACTCCACAATATTTTCTTTTTTTTACAATCGTTTGGTGTGTTCGGTGGGTTTTTACCGTAATTTATCCAAGGAAAAATTCATTTGTTCTTGGCTTTTTACTTTTGGTCAGTTATTGCTTTTATCTTTCTTGGGACTATCGCTTCGGGGCTTTGATTCTTTTTACTACAGTTTTGGATTATTCTGTCGGAAGAGCTTTAAGCTTTCAGAAAAATCTTCGTAAAAGAAAAGTTCTTCTTTTTCTTTCATTATTGGGAAATCTTTCCGTTCTTGTATTTTTCAAATACTTTCATTTTTTTATGAATTCATTTCTGACCCTTTTTCATTCTTTCGGTTGGCAAATTTCTGCGCCGACTTTAAAGGTCATTTTGCCTGTTGGAATTTCGTTTTATACGTTCCAATCTCTTAGCTATTCGATCGATGTTTATAGACAACGGATTCAACCGGAAAAAAATTTTTTCCATTATGCCTTATTTTTGTCCTTCTTTCCTCAACTCGTTGCGGGTCCGATCATTTCCGCGAAAACCCTTTTGCCTGCGTTACGTAACATGTTTAGCTGGGATAATGTTCCTTTTCGGGAAGGGATTTGGCTGATTCTTTTAGGTTTTGTGAAAAAGGCAGTGATCGCAGACCGAATCTCGGTAGTTTCCGATTTCGCTTATCAATTTCCGGAGTCGATTTCGACTTTTTTTGCGTGGTTGGGAGTTATTTCTTATTCGATCCAGATTTACTGTGATTTTTCCGGTTATACGGATATCGCCATCGGTTCCGCGCTTCTTTTGGGGGTTCGTTTGCCCGAAAATTTCAAACTTCCTTATACCGCTACGAGTTTTTCCGATTTCTGGGGAAGATGGCATATTTCTCTTTCTAGTTGGCTTCGAGAGTACCTTTACATTCCTCTTGGAGGGAATCGGATCGCTGATTTTACAACGTACCGAAACCTTTTGATTACTATGCTTCTCGGCGGGCTTTGGCACGGTGCGAGTTGGAATTTTGTGATCTGGGGTTTTTTACACGGGATCTTATTGGCTTTGGAACGATGGTTTCGGAATTCTGTGAGTTTGCCATGGAGGGAAGATTCTATCTTTAGTCGCGGAATGAAATTTTTATATCAAATTTTTGTAATTCTTTCCGTTTGTTTGGTCTGGGTTTTTTTCCGTTCGAAAACGTTTTCTGGGTCGATTGGACTTTTCAAAACTTTATTTTTGTTTCGTGACGGTATCGAACCGACTTATACGATGCAGAATCATTTTTTTACGATTCTTCTTTTTATGGCTTTGGCCACTTGGATCGGTAAAAAGGAGGAACTTTCCGAAGCCTTTTCTCGTTTTAGGGAAAATCTTCACTGGAGTCTTTTTGCTCTTTTAAGCGCCTTGGGTTTTATCGTGGGTGTTGTTTTGACCGTGGAAACAAAACCCTTTCTTTATTTCGTTTTTTGA
- the asd gene encoding aspartate-semialdehyde dehydrogenase, which translates to MSRVKVAVLGATGSVGQRFIQLLDRHPYFEVTHLCASEKSAGKTYGDVMKTRWKISSDIPAYAKNMVITTPDPAKTKDVVLAFSGLDSNIAGEVETNYANAGIHIISNSKNHRMDPTVPLLSAEVNSSHLDVLTSQKTKGKIITNSNCTIMGVTISLKPLFDRFGIESVMLFSMQAISGAGYPGVPTMDILGNVVPYIGGEEEKAELEPLKCLGKVENGKILHADFSISAHCNRVPVFDGHTVCVSVKFKKKPSKEEILSAWKEFSGEPQKLGLPLAPNPVLLYKEEEDRPQPRLDLDTGKGMTTVIGRLRPDPIFDWKYVVLSHNTIRGAAGAALLNAELLYKKNFLE; encoded by the coding sequence ATGAGCAGGGTCAAAGTTGCCGTTTTAGGAGCCACCGGTTCCGTAGGTCAGCGATTTATTCAATTGTTGGATCGTCATCCGTACTTCGAGGTTACGCACCTTTGCGCTTCCGAGAAAAGCGCGGGAAAAACGTACGGTGATGTGATGAAGACGAGATGGAAAATCTCTTCCGATATCCCTGCTTATGCGAAAAATATGGTCATTACCACTCCCGATCCCGCTAAAACGAAAGATGTCGTATTAGCATTTTCCGGTTTGGACTCAAACATCGCCGGCGAAGTGGAAACGAATTACGCGAATGCGGGAATCCATATCATTTCAAATTCTAAAAATCATAGGATGGACCCAACGGTTCCTCTTCTCTCCGCGGAAGTAAATTCTTCCCATTTGGATGTTTTAACTTCTCAGAAAACGAAAGGTAAGATTATCACTAACTCGAATTGTACGATTATGGGGGTTACGATTTCTCTTAAACCTCTTTTTGATCGTTTCGGTATCGAGTCCGTTATGCTCTTTTCCATGCAGGCGATCAGCGGTGCGGGTTATCCGGGTGTTCCTACGATGGATATTTTAGGAAACGTGGTTCCGTATATCGGAGGGGAAGAAGAAAAGGCGGAACTTGAACCTTTGAAGTGTCTCGGAAAAGTGGAAAACGGAAAAATTCTACACGCCGATTTTTCAATTTCCGCGCATTGCAATCGGGTCCCGGTTTTCGACGGCCATACGGTTTGTGTTTCCGTAAAATTTAAAAAGAAACCTTCTAAGGAAGAAATTCTTTCCGCTTGGAAAGAATTTTCAGGGGAACCTCAGAAGTTAGGTCTTCCTTTGGCTCCGAATCCGGTTCTTCTTTATAAGGAAGAAGAGGATCGGCCACAACCTAGATTAGATTTGGATACCGGCAAAGGAATGACTACGGTGATAGGCCGTCTCAGACCCGATCCGATTTTCGATTGGAAATATGTCGTTTTAAGTCACAATACGATTCGAGGAGCGGCGGGGGCTGCGTTATTAAATGCAGAACTTCTTTACAAAAAAAATTTCTTGGAATAA
- the pyk gene encoding pyruvate kinase, which produces MKSESSVIRKTKIICTIGPATSDKKMIQALAEAGMNVARLNMSHGNHDFHRSIIRNIKSLNKDVLKNPIAILLDTQGPEIRTGDLQVDHLDLKVGETFIFHIIPGEESEEQSVFVNYKDIVKDLKVGDPVTVDNGLINLVVEEINDSALKCKVLDGGRLGSRKHINLPGIRVNLPSITPKDHKDILFGLEEDVDFIALSFVRSAEDINQLKQIIEENEGHAQVIAKIEDQEAVRNMKEIVAVSDGVMVARGDLGVEVPIEELPILQRAIIKECALKGKRVIVATHLLESMINNPSPTRAEVTDVANAIYEEADAIMLSGETAAGKFPVRCVEMMDKIAQRVEKTGGVDYVKDKIPQDKKEQMARSAAELADSLKCPAIIVITRRGTTALNVAGFHPHYPLIYAFTNMTTVRRKLWLTRGVIPYRIDFSKDPEKTIRLAIETLKKAGRIEDGDQVVILSDIIAGEDRVETIQIREVKTYFNVSSA; this is translated from the coding sequence ATGAAGAGCGAATCCTCCGTAATTAGAAAAACGAAAATTATCTGTACCATCGGTCCAGCAACCTCCGATAAAAAAATGATTCAAGCGCTTGCGGAGGCGGGGATGAATGTGGCGCGCCTGAACATGTCCCACGGTAACCACGACTTCCATAGAAGTATCATTCGTAATATTAAATCTCTCAATAAGGACGTTCTGAAAAATCCGATCGCGATTCTACTCGATACGCAAGGACCCGAAATCAGAACGGGGGATCTTCAGGTGGATCACCTGGATCTAAAGGTGGGCGAGACGTTCATCTTTCATATCATTCCCGGGGAAGAGTCCGAGGAACAATCCGTGTTCGTAAATTACAAAGACATTGTGAAGGACTTAAAAGTGGGCGATCCTGTGACCGTAGACAACGGACTGATCAACCTTGTCGTAGAAGAGATCAACGACTCGGCGCTCAAGTGTAAGGTTCTAGACGGGGGAAGATTGGGTTCCAGAAAACACATCAATCTTCCCGGAATTCGAGTTAATCTTCCGTCGATTACGCCGAAGGATCACAAGGATATCCTGTTCGGATTGGAAGAGGACGTGGACTTTATCGCTCTTTCTTTCGTTCGTTCTGCCGAAGACATCAATCAATTGAAACAAATCATCGAAGAAAACGAAGGGCACGCGCAGGTTATCGCAAAGATAGAGGATCAAGAAGCCGTTCGTAACATGAAAGAAATCGTGGCGGTTTCGGACGGTGTGATGGTCGCGAGAGGGGATTTGGGGGTGGAAGTTCCGATCGAGGAATTACCGATCCTTCAAAGAGCGATCATCAAAGAATGTGCCCTCAAGGGAAAAAGAGTCATCGTGGCGACTCATCTTTTGGAATCGATGATTAACAATCCTTCTCCCACAAGAGCCGAGGTCACCGACGTCGCGAATGCGATCTACGAAGAGGCGGATGCGATCATGTTATCGGGAGAAACCGCCGCGGGTAAGTTTCCGGTTCGGTGCGTGGAAATGATGGACAAGATCGCACAACGTGTGGAGAAAACGGGCGGTGTGGATTACGTTAAGGATAAAATTCCACAGGATAAAAAGGAACAGATGGCAAGGTCCGCCGCGGAACTTGCGGATTCCCTAAAATGTCCGGCGATTATCGTCATTACGAGAAGGGGAACAACGGCGCTTAACGTTGCCGGTTTTCATCCGCATTATCCTTTGATTTATGCGTTTACAAACATGACTACGGTTAGGCGAAAACTCTGGCTCACTCGCGGTGTGATTCCGTATCGGATCGATTTTTCCAAAGATCCGGAAAAAACGATCCGGCTCGCGATCGAAACTCTCAAAAAAGCGGGAAGAATAGAGGATGGGGATCAGGTTGTGATTCTTTCGGATATCATCGCCGGAGAGGACCGGGTGGAAACGATCCAGATCCGCGAGGTGAAAACATATTTTAACGTGAGTTCGGCGTAA